Proteins co-encoded in one Acidobacteriota bacterium genomic window:
- a CDS encoding cold-shock protein, with protein sequence MKEQGTVKWFNASKGYGFIQRQSGEDIFVHFSAIQSEGYKTLNEGQAVEFEVTTGPKGLQAANVISL encoded by the coding sequence GTGAAAGAACAAGGCACCGTGAAGTGGTTTAACGCAAGCAAAGGTTATGGTTTCATCCAGCGCCAGTCCGGCGAAGACATCTTCGTGCATTTTTCGGCGATTCAGTCGGAAGGGTACAAGACGTTGAACGAAGGACAGGCCGTTGAATTTGAAGTAACCACCGGACCTAAGGGCCTCCAGGCCGCCAACGTTATCAGCCTCTAA
- a CDS encoding arylsulfatase, translating to MTHLMNVHAVTRRGFLAASLGAMISARLARAVQAAPPPNVLLILSDDLGWNDIGYRNAEVKTPNLDALAASGVRLEQYRSMSTRSPTRAALLTGRSAFRIGVPAPIPMSEALPIKERLLPQMLSAAGYQTALIGKWHLGAIAPEYFPHKRGFDTHYGYMGGETGYFTHRIGNRLDWYLNGQLLEEDGYTTDLLAAAAIRYIRGRDRERPFFLDLSVNAPHIPLEAQEEYLARYAHIEDPERRTILAMIESMDAGIGRVLAALKEEGIAENTLIIWASDNGGQQSGGGSNTPLRGQKGSAFEGGVRVPAIVSWPGILLAGAVHQEFISLLDWLPTLAEVIGFDTGGVELDGVSMWRNLREGATVERGPVILGSGTNTCVFRGDFKFVEQVMGRNTNRLLFRIIDDPTEQRDRITEYPNEADELLQILRAHPRGQADRI from the coding sequence ATGACTCACTTGATGAACGTTCATGCCGTAACACGTCGAGGCTTTCTCGCCGCATCCCTGGGAGCCATGATCTCCGCCCGGCTGGCCCGCGCAGTTCAGGCCGCGCCGCCCCCCAACGTGCTCTTGATTCTTTCCGACGACCTCGGATGGAACGACATCGGCTATCGCAATGCGGAGGTGAAGACGCCTAATCTCGATGCCCTCGCCGCCAGCGGAGTGCGGCTGGAGCAATACCGCTCGATGTCGACGCGCAGTCCGACGCGTGCGGCGCTGCTGACGGGCCGCTCGGCGTTCCGTATCGGCGTGCCCGCGCCGATACCGATGAGCGAAGCGTTGCCGATCAAGGAACGGTTGCTACCGCAGATGTTGAGCGCAGCGGGCTATCAGACGGCTCTGATCGGCAAGTGGCATCTTGGTGCCATCGCGCCGGAGTACTTCCCGCACAAGCGCGGATTCGACACCCACTACGGCTACATGGGCGGAGAGACAGGCTACTTCACGCATCGCATCGGCAACCGGCTGGACTGGTATCTCAACGGGCAGTTGCTGGAGGAAGATGGTTACACCACCGACCTGCTGGCTGCGGCGGCGATTCGCTACATCCGCGGGCGCGATAGGGAGCGGCCTTTCTTTCTCGATCTCTCCGTCAACGCGCCGCACATTCCGCTGGAGGCGCAGGAAGAGTATCTGGCCCGCTACGCGCATATTGAGGATCCCGAACGGCGGACCATTCTGGCCATGATCGAGAGCATGGACGCCGGCATCGGGCGCGTCCTGGCCGCGCTCAAGGAAGAGGGCATCGCGGAAAACACGCTGATCATCTGGGCCAGCGACAATGGCGGGCAGCAGAGCGGCGGCGGCAGCAACACGCCGTTGCGCGGCCAGAAAGGCAGCGCGTTTGAAGGCGGCGTTCGCGTGCCCGCGATCGTCTCCTGGCCGGGCATTCTTCTCGCCGGCGCAGTGCATCAGGAATTCATCTCGCTGCTTGATTGGCTGCCGACGCTGGCCGAGGTGATCGGTTTCGATACCGGCGGAGTGGAGCTGGACGGCGTGAGCATGTGGCGCAATCTGCGCGAGGGTGCAACCGTCGAGCGCGGCCCGGTCATACTGGGCAGCGGAACCAACACGTGTGTATTTCGCGGGGACTTCAAGTTTGTGGAGCAAGTCATGGGCCGGAACACCAATCGCTTACTCTTCCGAATCATTGACGACCCCACGGAGCAGCGCGACCGCATCACCGAATATCCCAACGAGGCTGACGAATTGTTGCAGATTCTGCGCGCCCATCCCAGAGGCCAAGCCGACCGCATATGA
- a CDS encoding RluA family pseudouridine synthase yields MPTNTRRPRPSSQDVGVLYEDDAVVALDKPAGLLAVPAAVPGPKKISAWSLLTTQLGRKKQRAYTVHRIDRFTSGVLLFAKTERDRDGLVRQFLEHTPVRVYLGVIRGHLEDKSGTLVHYFRRQGMHQELCNENDPGAARAELNYSVEKVLRGATLVRVSLVTGLQNQIRAQFAATGHPVIGDRKYRAEESAERRIERVALHAAHLEFTHPRSGRQISIDCPPPADLKSLIQGLSYPAPTPRAGKTPRPDGIAERTVVDRAWNSNAKRSE; encoded by the coding sequence GTGCCAACTAATACCCGTCGGCCACGACCTTCTTCGCAGGACGTTGGCGTGCTCTATGAAGACGATGCCGTGGTCGCTCTCGATAAACCGGCGGGATTGCTTGCGGTGCCCGCCGCCGTGCCGGGACCCAAGAAGATTTCGGCTTGGTCTCTGCTAACCACGCAGCTGGGGCGGAAAAAACAGCGCGCCTACACCGTACATCGCATTGATCGGTTCACGTCGGGGGTACTGCTGTTTGCTAAGACGGAGCGTGATCGCGATGGGCTGGTGAGGCAGTTTCTGGAGCATACGCCGGTGCGGGTATATCTGGGCGTTATTCGTGGGCATCTGGAAGATAAGTCTGGCACTCTGGTGCATTACTTCCGTCGCCAGGGAATGCACCAGGAACTGTGCAATGAGAATGACCCTGGAGCAGCGCGGGCTGAACTGAACTATTCCGTGGAGAAGGTCTTGCGCGGAGCAACGCTGGTGCGTGTATCGCTGGTTACCGGTTTGCAGAATCAGATACGCGCGCAATTTGCAGCGACCGGCCACCCGGTGATTGGCGACCGGAAGTATCGCGCCGAAGAATCCGCAGAACGGCGTATTGAACGCGTCGCGCTGCACGCCGCGCACCTTGAGTTCACGCATCCGCGCTCCGGCCGGCAAATCTCCATCGACTGCCCCCCGCCAGCTGACTTGAAAAGTCTCATCCAAGGATTGTCCTATCCTGCTCCCACTCCACGCGCGGGGAAAACACCCCGTCCGGATGGAATCGCTGAAAGGACTGTCGTTGACCGAGCCTGGAATTCTAATGCCAAACGAAGCGAGTGA
- the tnpA gene encoding IS200/IS605 family transposase yields MPHTYTSLLTHIIFSTRERLPLIHPNWRGDLHAYLGGICRELECKARAVNGAADHVHLLVSLHPSRSVAELVRTLKANSTRWVARHHAPSKSFAWQTAYSAFSVSQSNATAVMKYIAGQEEHHRRMTFQEEYLQFLKKHRIDYDERYIWG; encoded by the coding sequence ATGCCGCACACGTACACGAGTCTGCTCACGCATATCATATTCAGCACGCGCGAACGCCTTCCGCTCATCCATCCCAACTGGCGCGGCGATCTGCACGCCTACCTTGGCGGAATTTGCCGTGAATTGGAATGCAAGGCGCGGGCGGTGAACGGCGCGGCGGACCATGTTCATCTGCTGGTTTCCCTGCATCCATCAAGATCAGTGGCGGAGTTGGTGCGCACTCTGAAGGCCAACTCCACGCGCTGGGTCGCCCGGCATCACGCACCGAGTAAATCATTCGCGTGGCAGACGGCCTATTCCGCATTCAGCGTGAGCCAATCGAATGCAACAGCGGTGATGAAGTACATCGCCGGGCAAGAAGAGCATCATCGCCGCATGACCTTTCAGGAGGAATATCTGCAATTCCTGAAGAAGCATCGCATCGATTACGACGAGCGATATATTTGGGGATAG
- a CDS encoding AT hook motif protein — protein sequence MKSSRDFPFERARRISAGEVRAARRAIEKETGKKRVVRGRPAKPDEEKFIPTSIRLHPEVLQWAKREAKKQGCGYQTLINEVLLTKAI from the coding sequence ATGAAGAGTTCAAGAGATTTCCCATTTGAAAGGGCGCGCAGAATTTCCGCAGGAGAGGTCCGCGCGGCTCGCCGGGCCATCGAGAAGGAGACTGGCAAGAAGCGGGTTGTGCGAGGGCGTCCGGCGAAGCCAGATGAAGAGAAGTTCATTCCCACGTCCATCCGGCTGCACCCGGAAGTCCTGCAGTGGGCGAAACGCGAAGCGAAGAAGCAGGGCTGCGGGTATCAAACCTTGATTAACGAAGTCCTGCTGACGAAGGCGATATAA
- a CDS encoding Zn-dependent exopeptidase M28: MTMTILRMLVCILLFGGAAPLLAQSVQYSVVARDLIETRLKLLPQKNEDRAATIQTLFEQEQCAGPSLTLQKIKRSKIPNVICELPGEDGKVIVVGAHFDKAKAGDGAADNWSGAALLSSFYKSLAGQKRRHTFRFIGFSEEEAGLYGSKDYVRQLSKQQRAEIVAMINVDSVGLTPSKVWASRADKNFLNSLISIAEYLQLPLRRMDVEEIGDSDSRPFLEAKIPVIDIHSITSETLPILHTSKDTLDKIEMDSYYDTYKLIAAYLAYLDATWPPTADAAK; encoded by the coding sequence GTGACGATGACCATCCTGCGAATGCTCGTCTGTATCTTGTTGTTTGGCGGCGCGGCGCCGTTGCTGGCGCAGAGCGTCCAGTATTCCGTCGTAGCGCGCGATCTGATTGAGACGCGGCTGAAGTTGCTCCCCCAGAAAAATGAAGACCGCGCTGCGACGATCCAGACGCTCTTCGAGCAGGAGCAGTGCGCTGGTCCGAGTCTCACGCTGCAGAAAATCAAGCGGTCGAAGATACCGAATGTTATCTGCGAGCTGCCCGGCGAAGACGGCAAGGTGATTGTCGTTGGAGCGCACTTTGACAAGGCCAAGGCGGGCGACGGGGCGGCGGACAACTGGAGCGGCGCTGCGCTACTCTCCAGCTTCTACAAGTCGTTGGCCGGGCAGAAACGCAGGCACACCTTCCGCTTCATTGGATTTTCCGAGGAAGAGGCCGGGCTGTACGGTTCCAAGGATTACGTGCGGCAGTTGAGTAAGCAGCAGCGGGCCGAGATTGTGGCCATGATCAACGTGGACTCCGTGGGACTGACGCCCAGCAAGGTGTGGGCCAGCCGCGCCGACAAGAATTTTCTGAACAGCCTGATCAGCATCGCGGAGTATCTGCAACTGCCGCTGCGAAGGATGGACGTCGAGGAGATCGGCGACTCGGACAGCCGCCCCTTCCTCGAGGCCAAAATCCCCGTGATCGACATTCATTCCATCACTTCCGAGACCTTGCCCATTCTGCACACCTCGAAAGACACGCTGGACAAGATAGAGATGGACAGCTACTACGACACCTACAAGTTGATTGCCGCCTATCTCGCGTATCTGGACGCCACCTGGCCTCCGACGGCTGACGCCGCCAAGTAA
- a CDS encoding thiamine pyrophosphate-binding protein: protein MRELVRDLMNAQLTRRGFVGAMVSAGYTAAAARAALQSVAPFTQGAAATAASASMSRVMEGTCGEILTEQLIETGTKYFFVSNGSGIGPVCDALVTRPQIQLIQATHEGQVVAIADGYAKATRKPAFGMFSRVGMMNASSNMYNAMKDRTPVVLFSDHADTGSEGRDGGEDLDEWIESVRPYTKWRWVLHEAARIAEIARNATKIASVMPYGPAYVRIPRNLFYREKLRATIFTGKAFDIPMQLAAGEKDVEAAAKLLLDSTSPLLVTGFEVTQCGAQGSLVKLAEMLGMPVLLGRGYGMDFPSAHPLCIGEPDRLRFPKKVDCVLNIGLPAFPGGLGGARGTTMIHATTDPEAIGRNTPLDAALLGNLDVIAKQLIEAVKSLATPAQIEAKAATRRAEISKFTASTRKARLDMARKAEGSPIPWYRLMAELEQLAEPDAVIVPELGDDGRFSSFFNFAPDARWKIGRTRGQALGWGVGAAAGVKLALPDRQVISIQGDGGFLFGQTDVLWTLSRYSIPLLVVILNNGSYEATRWRIMARDTAAGKAGRDYISHLGNPDVDFKGLAASYNVPSETVRNTTDLRPAILKAFKTMKDGRPYLLDVRVKTTGTGAGASWYPQYSLAAQRTKNV, encoded by the coding sequence ATGCGGGAACTCGTGCGTGACTTGATGAATGCGCAACTGACGCGGCGCGGCTTTGTTGGCGCGATGGTGTCGGCGGGATACACGGCGGCGGCGGCGCGCGCGGCGTTACAGTCCGTGGCACCGTTTACCCAGGGTGCGGCGGCAACCGCGGCATCGGCGTCGATGTCCCGCGTGATGGAAGGGACCTGCGGTGAAATTCTCACCGAGCAACTCATCGAGACCGGCACAAAATATTTCTTCGTCTCGAACGGTTCGGGGATCGGCCCGGTGTGCGATGCGCTGGTAACGCGTCCGCAGATTCAGCTCATACAGGCCACGCATGAAGGGCAGGTTGTCGCCATCGCCGACGGCTACGCCAAGGCCACGCGCAAGCCCGCCTTCGGCATGTTCAGCCGTGTGGGCATGATGAATGCGTCGTCGAACATGTACAACGCCATGAAGGACCGCACGCCCGTGGTCTTGTTCAGCGATCACGCCGATACGGGCAGCGAAGGCCGCGACGGCGGCGAGGACCTTGACGAGTGGATCGAGTCGGTGCGCCCCTATACCAAATGGCGCTGGGTGCTTCATGAAGCCGCGCGCATCGCCGAGATCGCGCGCAACGCCACCAAGATCGCCAGCGTGATGCCCTATGGCCCCGCCTATGTGCGCATCCCGCGCAATCTGTTTTATCGCGAGAAGCTGCGCGCCACCATTTTTACCGGCAAGGCCTTTGACATTCCCATGCAGCTTGCGGCGGGCGAGAAGGATGTCGAGGCGGCGGCCAAGCTGCTGCTCGATTCCACTTCGCCGCTGCTGGTAACCGGATTTGAAGTAACGCAGTGCGGTGCGCAAGGGTCGCTGGTAAAGCTCGCCGAAATGCTCGGCATGCCCGTGCTGCTGGGTCGCGGCTACGGCATGGATTTCCCCAGCGCGCATCCGCTGTGCATCGGTGAGCCGGACCGCCTGCGCTTCCCGAAGAAGGTGGATTGCGTCCTGAACATCGGCCTGCCGGCGTTTCCCGGTGGACTAGGCGGCGCGCGTGGAACCACCATGATCCATGCGACGACGGATCCGGAAGCGATCGGCCGCAACACGCCGCTCGATGCCGCGCTGCTCGGCAATCTCGACGTGATCGCCAAGCAGTTGATCGAAGCGGTGAAGAGTCTGGCCACGCCCGCGCAGATCGAAGCCAAGGCTGCGACGCGGCGCGCAGAGATCAGCAAGTTCACGGCGAGCACGCGCAAGGCGCGTCTGGACATGGCGCGCAAGGCGGAAGGCTCGCCGATACCGTGGTACCGGCTGATGGCTGAACTCGAACAGCTCGCCGAGCCGGACGCGGTGATCGTCCCCGAGCTGGGCGACGACGGGCGCTTCTCGAGCTTCTTCAACTTCGCTCCCGACGCGCGCTGGAAGATTGGCCGCACGCGTGGACAGGCTCTCGGCTGGGGCGTGGGCGCGGCGGCGGGCGTGAAGCTCGCGCTGCCGGATCGTCAGGTGATCTCCATCCAGGGCGACGGCGGGTTCCTCTTTGGCCAGACCGACGTGCTGTGGACGCTCTCGCGCTACTCGATTCCCCTGCTCGTGGTAATCCTCAACAACGGCAGCTACGAGGCCACGCGCTGGCGTATCATGGCGCGCGACACCGCGGCGGGCAAGGCCGGACGCGATTACATCTCCCACCTCGGCAACCCCGACGTGGACTTCAAGGGCCTCGCCGCCAGCTACAACGTCCCCAGCGAGACGGTGCGCAACACCACCGACCTGCGCCCCGCCATCCTGAAAGCCTTCAAGACCATGAAGGACGGCCGTCCCTATCTGCTCGATGTCCGCGTGAAGACCACCGGCACCGGCGCCGGCGCAAGCTGGTATCCGCAATATTCGCTAGCCGCACAGCGCACCAAGAACGTGTAG
- a CDS encoding YHYH protein, which yields MKRLLSFILITAHALAQLPPPPGASGDGIWQREAVFGEAQTTDTCNAHQPGTGMYHNHASPQCLRLQLNDNIEAAYTARTGTIFREKSAPWVHSPILGWSFDGYPIYGPYGYSNPLNPASAVRRIRSGFRLRQMTERTLLPTWALTFHPGVPQNLAPNQYGPPVNAQFPLGRYIEDYEHVEGQVDGQGDLDVYNGRFTITPEYPNGTYAYFVTISDTGGPAFPNILNMQYFGALTGGQARTLPGGLSEFLNTEPSTIPQLRSWETQNAGQDARVISGFNPAAGPQNTWPFAPVPGARTSGGASSPVKADVQRIRYSDSMVYINAEGLASHPMGPWFDALQGGGNFSNYPSAQAYQFAIPRTPAEASVKSSSGLGARGVWVNGVAIFNPADGSSYSNARGTDVGGGLVSPTSVHVSSASQERGPVAPGALLTAYALFGSTLATSTAIAPAANWPTTLGGTTLSITDAAGITLPAVISYVSPSQINYRLPLGFSSGYATVRLVSDAGAVSGNLNITSVYPNLFQVGSGLAAGYVNRLSNGQSNGQSSTEPIVRAAGGEYESVAVNLGPPSDEVYLTIFGSGRGNGNNVTATIGGVSATVAFAGDQGTYSGLDQFNLIVPRSLAGRGKVNLVVTVDDRASNPVTISIQ from the coding sequence ATGAAGAGACTACTGAGTTTCATCCTGATCACTGCCCATGCACTCGCACAGCTACCGCCACCTCCCGGCGCATCGGGCGATGGCATCTGGCAGCGCGAGGCCGTGTTCGGCGAAGCGCAGACGACCGACACCTGCAATGCGCACCAACCCGGCACTGGCATGTATCACAATCACGCCAGCCCGCAATGCCTGCGCCTACAGTTGAATGACAATATCGAGGCCGCGTACACCGCGCGTACCGGCACTATCTTTCGTGAAAAGTCCGCGCCATGGGTGCACTCGCCGATCCTCGGCTGGTCATTCGATGGCTATCCAATCTACGGACCGTACGGCTACTCCAACCCGCTGAATCCGGCAAGCGCTGTGCGCCGCATCCGCTCGGGTTTTCGTCTGCGCCAGATGACCGAGCGCACATTGCTTCCCACGTGGGCGCTGACGTTTCATCCCGGCGTACCGCAAAACCTCGCGCCGAATCAGTACGGCCCGCCGGTGAACGCGCAGTTTCCTTTGGGCCGTTACATTGAGGACTATGAACATGTTGAGGGCCAAGTTGACGGGCAGGGCGACCTGGATGTTTACAATGGGCGCTTCACCATCACGCCGGAATATCCCAACGGAACCTACGCCTATTTCGTAACCATCTCGGATACCGGCGGTCCCGCCTTCCCGAATATTTTGAACATGCAGTATTTCGGCGCGCTAACCGGCGGACAAGCGCGCACTCTGCCCGGCGGCCTGAGTGAGTTCCTCAACACCGAGCCGTCAACGATCCCGCAGTTGCGCTCCTGGGAGACGCAAAACGCAGGCCAGGACGCGCGCGTAATCAGCGGATTCAATCCCGCCGCGGGCCCGCAAAACACATGGCCGTTCGCGCCGGTGCCCGGCGCGCGCACCAGCGGCGGCGCCAGTTCGCCGGTAAAGGCCGACGTGCAGCGTATTCGCTACTCGGACTCCATGGTGTATATCAACGCGGAGGGGCTGGCGAGTCACCCGATGGGACCGTGGTTTGACGCCCTGCAGGGCGGCGGAAATTTCAGCAACTATCCCAGCGCGCAGGCCTATCAGTTTGCCATCCCACGCACTCCCGCCGAGGCGAGCGTGAAGTCCAGTAGTGGATTGGGCGCGCGCGGCGTATGGGTGAACGGCGTGGCCATCTTTAATCCCGCCGACGGTTCCAGCTACAGCAACGCGCGCGGAACAGACGTGGGCGGGGGATTGGTGAGCCCTACGTCGGTGCATGTCTCATCGGCCTCACAGGAGCGCGGACCGGTTGCGCCGGGGGCGCTCCTTACGGCCTACGCACTATTTGGCTCAACGCTGGCGACATCGACCGCGATCGCCCCCGCGGCGAACTGGCCCACCACTCTCGGCGGCACAACCCTCTCCATCACCGACGCTGCGGGGATCACGCTGCCCGCCGTGATCTCCTACGTCTCGCCCAGCCAGATCAACTACCGCCTGCCGCTTGGATTTTCGAGCGGTTACGCGACAGTCCGCCTCGTATCCGACGCCGGAGCGGTGAGCGGAAATCTGAATATCACCAGCGTCTATCCGAACCTGTTTCAAGTCGGGAGCGGCCTGGCGGCCGGCTACGTAAATCGCCTCAGCAATGGCCAGTCCAATGGCCAATCCAGCACCGAGCCAATCGTGCGCGCGGCGGGCGGTGAATACGAGTCCGTGGCAGTCAACCTGGGGCCACCCAGCGATGAAGTCTACCTAACGATCTTTGGCAGCGGCAGAGGGAATGGCAACAACGTGACTGCGACAATCGGAGGTGTGTCTGCCACCGTAGCCTTTGCGGGCGACCAAGGAACCTACTCCGGATTGGACCAGTTCAACCTGATCGTTCCGCGCTCGCTTGCTGGTCGGGGCAAAGTCAACCTGGTGGTGACCGTAGACGACCGTGCATCCAACCCCGTTACAATATCAATTCAGTGA
- the phoU gene encoding phosphate signaling complex protein PhoU, translating to MRHLAGELSELRRRLLEMSGLVESSVYHSVQALVAQDAEQAAQVHSNEIRINRMELEIDEMATRLLALEAPVAADLRLITAAMKINTDLERMGDLAENIAKRAQSLMKQKLVKPAIDIPHMASLTENMVRTALDAFVRADVEMARTVLASDDAVDKVRNVIYDELIDYMQSDPSAVRQCVDMMFVARDLERIADHATNIAEDVVFVIEGVDVRHPAARAANF from the coding sequence ATGCGGCATTTGGCTGGCGAGTTGAGCGAGCTCAGAAGACGTCTGTTGGAGATGAGCGGGCTGGTGGAGTCCAGCGTGTATCACAGCGTTCAGGCGCTTGTGGCGCAGGATGCCGAGCAGGCCGCGCAGGTGCATAGCAATGAAATCCGCATCAATCGCATGGAGCTGGAGATCGACGAGATGGCCACGCGGCTGCTGGCGCTGGAAGCCCCCGTGGCGGCCGACCTGCGGCTGATCACGGCGGCGATGAAGATCAATACCGACCTCGAGCGCATGGGCGATCTGGCGGAGAATATTGCCAAGCGCGCACAGTCGCTGATGAAACAGAAGCTGGTGAAACCCGCCATCGACATCCCGCACATGGCCAGCCTCACCGAGAACATGGTGCGCACGGCGCTCGACGCGTTTGTGCGCGCCGACGTGGAGATGGCGCGCACCGTGCTCGCCTCCGACGATGCCGTGGACAAGGTCCGCAACGTGATCTACGACGAACTGATCGATTACATGCAGAGTGATCCGTCTGCGGTGCGCCAGTGCGTGGACATGATGTTCGTGGCGCGCGATCTGGAGCGCATCGCCGACCACGCCACCAACATCGCCGAAGATGTGGTGTTTGTGATTGAAGGCGTGGATGTTCGCCATCCCGCTGCCCGCGCCGCCAATTTTTAG